One region of Exiguobacterium acetylicum genomic DNA includes:
- a CDS encoding class I SAM-dependent methyltransferase: protein MTASMKTARPKDQIRAAYYDQLGGGFGKKVRARVHWIIRQAKGEHILDIGCSGGVVPILLGREGKHVVGIDVLPEAIIEAKQALLEEPTSVKEKVELHEANVMTYTPDIQFDTVLMTEVLEHIGEPERFIARAVSFIAPEGRLVITVPFGVNDYADHKRTYYLNRLLEQLTPFGKIETVERIDKWLGITMQVYPEPREGRAILPAEVEWLEDAFEEVERLHLATIIDLKRKQQNLERKVQRLGEQTDQLEHAQVEVLRHEQQLQEQREQYKMLEEQYAVLLDRFEGSLMTNLELLEANASWKSKYRSLARSKLGKIVVRYWKFRRQLKQRRSRQ from the coding sequence ATGACGGCATCGATGAAAACAGCACGACCAAAAGATCAAATCCGAGCTGCTTACTACGATCAGTTAGGCGGTGGATTCGGTAAAAAAGTCCGCGCACGTGTGCACTGGATCATTCGACAAGCAAAAGGGGAGCACATTTTAGATATCGGTTGTTCGGGTGGAGTCGTTCCGATTTTACTTGGACGGGAAGGGAAACACGTCGTTGGAATCGATGTATTACCGGAAGCAATCATCGAGGCCAAACAAGCGTTACTGGAGGAACCAACATCCGTTAAAGAAAAGGTGGAATTACATGAAGCAAATGTCATGACGTACACACCTGACATTCAATTCGATACAGTCTTGATGACGGAAGTACTGGAGCATATCGGTGAGCCGGAACGCTTCATCGCCCGTGCCGTCTCCTTCATCGCACCAGAAGGACGACTTGTCATCACAGTTCCATTTGGAGTGAACGATTATGCGGATCACAAACGGACGTATTATTTAAACCGACTGCTTGAACAGTTGACACCCTTCGGTAAAATCGAGACGGTCGAGCGGATTGATAAGTGGCTAGGGATCACGATGCAAGTCTATCCGGAACCTCGAGAGGGTCGAGCCATTTTACCAGCGGAAGTCGAATGGCTCGAAGACGCCTTTGAAGAGGTGGAACGATTGCATCTCGCGACGATCATTGATTTAAAACGCAAGCAACAGAATCTAGAACGAAAAGTACAGCGGTTAGGAGAACAAACGGACCAATTGGAACACGCTCAAGTCGAAGTGCTACGTCATGAACAGCAACTACAGGAACAGCGTGAACAATACAAGATGCTCGAAGAACAATATGCCGTACTGCTTGATCGGTTCGAAGGATCATTGATGACAAATCTGGAATTGTTGGAGGCGAATGCATCATGGAAATCAAAATACCGCTCACTCGCGCGATCAAAGCTCGGAAAAATCGTCGTCCGCTACTGGAAGTTCCGACGTCAACTCAAGCAGCGCCGGAGTCGTCAATGA
- a CDS encoding glycosyltransferase family 4 protein, with protein sequence MEIKIPLTRAIKARKNRRPLLEVPTSTQAAPESSMNVLMICQNFYPEIGSAANRMKNIFKRMEQAGSDVHVLTSEPLYPTAELYTDSMFWDEPSLDTAHVTRIQPRDIRATNNLWRRLRLFVEQFVLAVKEVRHDPKSYAYIYATTPSIFMGLVGVVAKHVKKAPLILDVRDLWPESLIGVGITKSRLLLTPLYWLEKWMYRQADQLVINSEGFRSYIEGRGIAPEKIHYIPNSIEENEWLIKRRKVSEQVRVVYTGNIGLAQDVFLLLDVAQELQQEEDICFQVVGYGYHKQTFERLVKERGLTNIEFLDAMPRWDALKQLAKSDIAFATLVESTAFDTVTPGKIIDYMAMGCAIVGAVSGHAAHVIEEAGAGYVSVQRKKEEIVDHILELSRNPEKRAAMGRAGVAYVQHHFDWEQNQQRLFEAIEQTQSRKAVAE encoded by the coding sequence ATGGAAATCAAAATACCGCTCACTCGCGCGATCAAAGCTCGGAAAAATCGTCGTCCGCTACTGGAAGTTCCGACGTCAACTCAAGCAGCGCCGGAGTCGTCAATGAACGTCTTGATGATTTGTCAAAATTTCTATCCGGAAATCGGGAGTGCGGCAAACCGAATGAAGAATATCTTCAAACGGATGGAACAAGCCGGAAGTGACGTCCATGTGTTGACGTCAGAACCGCTCTATCCGACGGCAGAACTTTATACGGATTCGATGTTCTGGGATGAACCGAGCCTTGATACGGCACATGTAACCCGTATCCAACCGCGTGACATCCGGGCGACGAATAATTTATGGCGGCGTCTTCGTTTATTCGTCGAACAATTCGTGCTCGCGGTAAAAGAGGTGCGACATGACCCGAAATCCTATGCCTACATCTATGCGACGACGCCATCCATCTTCATGGGACTCGTCGGGGTCGTCGCGAAACACGTCAAAAAGGCTCCTTTGATTCTCGATGTACGTGATTTATGGCCGGAATCATTGATTGGCGTCGGCATCACGAAATCGCGTCTCTTATTGACGCCGCTCTACTGGCTTGAAAAGTGGATGTATCGTCAGGCAGATCAATTGGTCATCAACAGTGAGGGGTTTCGATCATATATTGAAGGGCGGGGCATTGCACCCGAAAAAATCCATTATATCCCGAACTCGATCGAGGAAAATGAGTGGTTGATCAAACGCCGAAAAGTATCGGAACAAGTCCGCGTCGTGTATACAGGAAATATCGGTCTCGCACAAGATGTGTTCTTGTTGCTTGACGTCGCACAGGAACTTCAACAAGAGGAAGATATCTGTTTTCAAGTCGTCGGTTACGGCTATCACAAGCAAACGTTCGAACGACTCGTCAAGGAACGTGGGTTGACCAACATCGAATTTCTTGACGCGATGCCACGCTGGGATGCGTTGAAACAACTTGCGAAGAGTGACATTGCCTTTGCAACACTCGTCGAAAGTACAGCGTTCGATACGGTGACACCTGGAAAAATCATCGACTACATGGCGATGGGGTGTGCCATCGTCGGAGCGGTATCCGGACACGCGGCGCATGTCATCGAAGAGGCAGGAGCGGGTTACGTGTCTGTCCAGCGAAAAAAAGAGGAGATCGTCGATCATATTCTCGAGTTATCAAGAAATCCAGAGAAACGTGCAGCGATGGGGCGTGCAGGTGTGGCATACGTCCAACATCATTTTGATTGGGAACAAAATCAACAGCGTTTGTTTGAAGCCATCGAACAAACGCAGTCACGAAAGGCGGTCGCAGAATGA
- a CDS encoding glycosyltransferase produces MKRIGMFVWNPFTNDARVLRECTALVEAGHRVDLYCLNDGTLPEVEYPMSGFRVIRIDRTPPFARWLPFFRKRKKRTLVIGVMGALLAPWLIPVMLVLFLLMRSRFIRYALYNSFGILRMTRAARKHDYDVMHANDVNTLPQAIGAARGAQIVYDSHEVQTDRTGYGSMQGKLERWLLHFVDQTIVENDTRADYHQKLYGTRPSVLHNYPFYEPIIPQPRPLREELALAPDEPILLYQGGIQEGRGLERLIEAMPFIDRGTLIFVGDGKLKGKLMQLAAQSSEKSRIRFIEKVPLAELPSYTAAATVGFQVLQNVCFNHYSASSNKLFEYMAALIPVIAADLPEIRRVVETEGVGLIVDVESPQSIAAAVNRLVKDESLRRAMQERASVARRQYNWEQEKGRLLAVYDSIFMESGAK; encoded by the coding sequence ATGAAGCGAATTGGAATGTTTGTTTGGAATCCGTTTACGAATGACGCTCGTGTCTTGCGTGAATGTACAGCACTCGTCGAAGCAGGACACCGCGTGGACCTATACTGTCTAAATGACGGCACACTTCCAGAAGTCGAATACCCGATGTCAGGGTTTCGCGTCATTCGAATCGACCGGACGCCACCTTTTGCGAGGTGGCTCCCGTTCTTTCGCAAACGGAAAAAACGGACACTTGTCATCGGCGTGATGGGTGCGCTTCTTGCGCCATGGCTTATTCCCGTGATGCTCGTGCTCTTTTTACTGATGCGAAGTCGATTCATCCGTTACGCCCTCTATAACAGTTTCGGCATTCTTCGTATGACACGTGCTGCCCGGAAGCATGATTATGACGTCATGCATGCGAACGATGTCAATACGTTACCACAAGCGATTGGGGCAGCGCGTGGTGCACAAATCGTCTATGACTCGCATGAAGTCCAGACCGATCGGACAGGATACGGGAGCATGCAAGGGAAATTAGAGCGCTGGTTGCTTCACTTCGTCGATCAGACGATCGTTGAAAATGACACGCGTGCAGATTACCATCAGAAGTTATATGGAACACGACCGTCTGTCTTGCACAATTATCCGTTTTACGAACCGATTATTCCGCAACCGCGGCCGTTACGCGAAGAGTTAGCACTCGCGCCAGATGAGCCGATTTTGTTGTATCAGGGTGGAATTCAAGAAGGACGTGGACTGGAGCGACTCATTGAAGCGATGCCGTTCATCGATCGAGGAACACTGATTTTCGTTGGAGATGGAAAGTTAAAAGGGAAACTGATGCAATTGGCTGCACAATCATCGGAAAAGTCTCGTATCCGCTTCATTGAGAAGGTTCCGCTTGCTGAACTACCCAGTTACACGGCAGCGGCAACAGTCGGCTTTCAGGTTCTCCAGAACGTTTGCTTCAATCATTATTCCGCTTCTTCAAATAAACTATTCGAATACATGGCGGCGTTGATTCCTGTCATCGCGGCCGACTTACCAGAAATTCGTCGTGTCGTCGAGACAGAAGGAGTTGGATTAATCGTCGATGTCGAATCCCCGCAGAGTATTGCTGCAGCGGTCAATCGTCTAGTGAAGGATGAGAGCTTGCGACGGGCGATGCAGGAGCGGGCAAGCGTAGCAAGGAGACAATACAACTGGGAGCAAGAAAAAGGTCGACTTCTTGCTGTCTATGACTCGATTTTCATGGAATCGGGCGCAAAATAA
- a CDS encoding nucleotide sugar dehydrogenase has product MKLCTIGLGYIGLPSSAMFADHGTEVVGVDIDPQIVNLLNTGTIHIEEPGLEDVIKRVVANGKFRATLTPERADVFLIAVPTPNLNDAYKSCDLKYVISAVNNMLPFLEKGNVVIVESTIAPRTMDDHVRPLIEAAGFTIGEDIYVVHCPERVLPGQILHELIHNNRIVGGLTPACAEAGAAVYETFVQGEIVRTDAKTAEMSKLMENTFRDVNIALANELTQVCHQLEINVLDVIEMANMHPRVNLHHPGPGVGGHCLAVDPYFIVAKAPSLARIIHTARQTNVQMPQFVADQAARLVGSRVRPKIAVFGVTYKGNVDDMRESPAVEVIEQLLDRGLDVAVCDPHVERSISTRFELVDELEAIQGADLALVLVDHDEFKQFDSRRLANYMRTPLLFDTKGIVKALDAVKVLNFGNLHTHRVTEVDAKAI; this is encoded by the coding sequence ATGAAACTTTGCACAATCGGACTAGGATATATTGGATTACCTTCTTCTGCGATGTTCGCGGATCACGGCACGGAAGTCGTAGGTGTCGACATCGATCCACAAATCGTCAATCTTCTGAACACGGGAACGATTCATATTGAGGAACCAGGACTCGAGGATGTCATCAAACGGGTCGTCGCGAACGGAAAATTCCGAGCGACACTTACGCCAGAACGAGCCGATGTCTTTTTAATCGCCGTTCCAACGCCGAACTTAAACGATGCGTATAAATCATGTGATTTGAAATATGTCATTTCAGCGGTCAACAACATGCTGCCATTCCTGGAAAAAGGAAATGTCGTCATCGTCGAATCGACGATCGCGCCACGTACGATGGATGATCATGTCCGTCCCTTAATCGAAGCAGCTGGATTTACGATTGGAGAGGACATTTATGTCGTCCATTGTCCCGAGCGCGTCTTGCCAGGACAAATCTTGCATGAACTTATCCATAATAACCGCATCGTCGGCGGCTTGACGCCAGCGTGTGCGGAGGCAGGGGCTGCCGTCTACGAAACATTCGTTCAAGGTGAAATCGTCCGGACCGATGCCAAAACAGCCGAAATGTCGAAGTTGATGGAGAATACGTTCCGCGATGTCAACATTGCGCTCGCAAATGAATTGACGCAAGTATGTCATCAACTAGAGATCAACGTTTTAGATGTGATCGAGATGGCGAACATGCACCCACGGGTGAACTTGCATCATCCGGGACCGGGAGTGGGTGGTCACTGTCTCGCAGTCGATCCGTACTTCATCGTCGCAAAAGCCCCATCGCTTGCACGCATCATTCATACGGCGCGACAAACGAACGTTCAGATGCCACAATTCGTTGCCGATCAAGCAGCTCGTCTCGTCGGTTCGCGTGTCCGTCCAAAAATCGCTGTCTTTGGTGTCACGTATAAAGGAAACGTCGATGATATGCGCGAGAGTCCAGCTGTCGAAGTCATTGAACAATTGCTCGACCGTGGACTTGACGTCGCTGTCTGTGATCCGCACGTCGAACGTTCGATCTCGACACGATTCGAACTCGTCGATGAGCTGGAAGCGATTCAAGGCGCTGATCTAGCACTCGTTTTGGTCGATCACGATGAATTCAAACAATTCGATTCACGTCGTCTTGCAAACTACATGCGGACACCGTTACTCTTTGATACGAAAGGGATCGTCAAAGCGCTCGACGCTGTCAAAGTCCTGAACTTCGGTAATTTGCATACGCACCGCGTGACGGAAGTGGATGCGAAAGCGATATGA
- a CDS encoding ABC transporter permease: MNALRTIGGELKDHLYLIFRLSLYETKSQYSMQYLGWFWEIMTPLLQIGVYWVVFGFGIRGGHPVDGIPFVFWLVSGLIAWFFIGSTIPSGSRSIYGRVALVSKMHFPLSTIPAYVILAQFYRHLAMIALTIILGCAFGYFPGWHTFELLYIVPAGVVFLYAVSLLLSALATMIRDVQNMVTSAIRMLMYLTPIMWIPPDHSLFKMLLMLNPLVYLIEGYRSALIGTGYLLDHMWYGVYFWCMTLAILLVGASIHIRFRRYFIDYV, from the coding sequence ATGAACGCGTTACGAACGATTGGGGGAGAGTTGAAGGATCATCTATATCTGATCTTTCGACTCTCGCTTTATGAAACAAAGAGTCAATATAGCATGCAATACCTGGGTTGGTTTTGGGAAATCATGACGCCACTTCTCCAAATCGGTGTCTATTGGGTCGTATTCGGCTTCGGGATTCGTGGTGGGCATCCAGTCGATGGAATTCCGTTCGTCTTTTGGCTCGTCAGCGGATTGATTGCTTGGTTCTTCATCGGCAGTACGATTCCAAGTGGTTCCCGGTCGATTTATGGTCGGGTCGCCCTCGTCTCGAAGATGCATTTTCCATTGAGTACGATTCCAGCGTATGTCATTTTGGCACAATTCTACCGTCATCTCGCGATGATTGCTTTGACGATCATTTTAGGATGTGCCTTCGGTTACTTCCCGGGATGGCATACGTTTGAACTCCTATATATCGTACCGGCTGGCGTCGTATTCCTCTATGCGGTTTCCTTATTGTTATCCGCACTTGCGACGATGATTCGAGATGTGCAAAATATGGTGACATCTGCGATCCGCATGCTGATGTATTTAACGCCAATCATGTGGATTCCGCCAGATCACTCGTTATTTAAGATGTTGTTGATGCTAAATCCACTCGTTTATTTGATTGAGGGGTATCGCTCAGCACTCATCGGAACGGGTTATCTGCTCGATCATATGTGGTACGGCGTGTACTTCTGGTGTATGACGCTCGCAATCTTACTTGTTGGAGCATCGATTCACATTCGATTCCGACGCTATTTCATCGATTACGTATAG
- the wecB gene encoding non-hydrolyzing UDP-N-acetylglucosamine 2-epimerase gives MKRVMLVFGTRPEAIKMAPVVKALENRQDVEPIVVVTAQHREMLDQVLELFEITPDHDLDLMRPRQTLEEMTARILNAMRRVLEKEQPDLVLVHGDTTTTFAASLAAFYQQIPVGHVEAGLRTYEKYAPFPEEMNRQLTGVLADYHFAPTEQAAMNLRAENKQTPIIVTGNTVIDALKTTVSPTYTHPVLSRLEKSGRKLVLLTVHRRENHLQLETIFDAIERLANDHPEIEIVYPVHPNPVVLEAAARLEHHPRIQLIEPLDVFDFHNLAARASFILTDSGGIQEEAPSLGVPVLVLRETTERPEGVEAGTLKLVGTNPEMIYTMSHQLLTDQVFYQSMAQAANPYGDGQAAERIVDAIMSEVPV, from the coding sequence ATGAAACGTGTCATGCTTGTATTCGGAACACGACCAGAGGCGATCAAAATGGCGCCGGTCGTCAAAGCACTTGAAAATCGTCAGGACGTCGAACCAATCGTCGTCGTTACAGCACAACACCGAGAGATGCTCGATCAGGTCCTTGAACTGTTCGAAATCACTCCGGACCATGACTTGGATTTGATGCGTCCGCGTCAGACGTTAGAGGAAATGACGGCGCGTATTTTAAACGCGATGCGTCGCGTCCTCGAAAAGGAACAGCCGGATCTCGTCCTTGTCCATGGGGATACGACGACGACGTTCGCTGCTTCTTTAGCGGCGTTCTATCAACAGATTCCAGTCGGTCATGTGGAAGCAGGACTACGGACATATGAAAAGTATGCGCCGTTCCCAGAAGAGATGAATCGTCAATTGACAGGTGTGTTGGCGGATTATCATTTTGCACCGACCGAACAGGCTGCAATGAACTTACGTGCTGAGAACAAGCAGACACCGATCATCGTAACCGGTAATACGGTCATCGATGCGTTGAAGACGACTGTATCACCGACATATACGCATCCTGTCCTATCACGTCTCGAAAAGTCGGGACGAAAACTTGTCTTGCTGACCGTCCATCGCCGTGAGAATCATTTACAACTAGAAACGATTTTTGATGCGATCGAACGGTTAGCGAATGATCATCCAGAAATTGAAATCGTCTATCCGGTTCATCCGAATCCGGTCGTACTAGAAGCGGCAGCTCGCTTGGAACATCATCCGCGGATTCAATTGATCGAACCGCTTGATGTCTTTGACTTCCATAATCTTGCGGCACGGGCATCCTTCATTCTGACCGACTCAGGTGGAATTCAAGAGGAAGCACCTTCGCTCGGCGTGCCTGTCCTTGTCTTACGGGAAACGACAGAGCGTCCAGAGGGAGTCGAAGCCGGAACGTTGAAGCTCGTCGGGACGAATCCAGAGATGATTTATACGATGAGTCATCAATTGTTGACGGATCAGGTGTTCTACCAATCGATGGCACAAGCGGCGAATCCTTATGGCGATGGACAAGCGGCGGAGCGAATCGTCGATGCCATCATGAGTGAGGTACCTGTATGA
- a CDS encoding MBOAT family O-acyltransferase, producing MLFSSTIFLFLFLPTVLIVYYLLPRSFRNGWLLVTSLFFYAFGEPRFALLMLLSVTINYFFALFVDLYRHRIGVKWIMFSMIAVNLGLLGWFKYSGFFVRSVNETFGLGWFVPEVVLPLGISFYTFHAMSYVIDIYKGKEAVQKNPLDLALYIAFFPQLVAGPIVRYNTIASQIESREETVSDFARGVRRFTIGLAKKLILANGCGQVADAIFNMKDLSMGLAWIGIIAYALQIYFDFSGYSDMAIGLALMFGFHFLENFNYPYISKSVSEFWRRWHISLGSWFRDYVYIPLGGNRVSPWLQYRNLAIVWMLTGLWHGASWTFVAWGAYYGIWIMLEKAFLGKWLEKMPVFSTVWTLVLVLVGWVFFRSETFPEAVTYIQAMFVPDVIWDERASYQLVQNGVLLLVACIAATPIPKIIGERLVVSLGRIGTTMQYGYAMLLLFLATSALVASTFNPFIYFRF from the coding sequence ATGCTATTTAGTTCGACGATATTCTTATTTTTGTTCTTACCGACTGTGTTGATCGTCTATTACCTACTCCCACGCAGCTTCCGAAATGGTTGGTTATTAGTGACGAGTCTATTCTTTTATGCATTCGGAGAACCGCGTTTTGCATTGCTGATGCTACTGAGCGTCACGATCAACTACTTCTTCGCCTTGTTCGTCGATCTGTATCGACACCGAATTGGCGTCAAATGGATCATGTTCAGTATGATCGCAGTCAATCTGGGGTTACTCGGCTGGTTCAAGTACAGCGGATTTTTTGTTCGTTCAGTCAACGAGACATTCGGATTAGGATGGTTCGTCCCAGAAGTCGTCTTGCCACTCGGGATCTCGTTCTATACGTTCCATGCGATGAGTTATGTCATCGACATCTACAAAGGGAAGGAAGCGGTGCAAAAGAATCCGCTTGACCTCGCCCTTTATATCGCGTTCTTTCCCCAACTCGTCGCGGGTCCGATCGTTCGCTATAACACGATTGCGAGCCAAATCGAGTCACGAGAAGAGACAGTTTCCGATTTTGCCCGAGGGGTTCGTCGGTTTACGATCGGCTTAGCTAAAAAACTGATTCTTGCCAATGGATGTGGTCAGGTCGCGGATGCCATCTTCAACATGAAAGATCTCTCGATGGGGCTTGCTTGGATCGGGATCATCGCCTACGCCTTACAAATCTATTTCGATTTTTCAGGATACAGTGATATGGCGATTGGACTAGCTTTGATGTTCGGATTTCATTTTCTTGAGAATTTTAACTATCCCTACATTTCAAAGTCTGTTTCTGAATTTTGGCGTCGATGGCATATTTCGCTTGGATCGTGGTTCCGGGATTATGTCTACATCCCGCTTGGTGGAAATCGTGTCTCACCGTGGTTACAGTATCGCAACTTAGCAATTGTCTGGATGCTGACAGGTCTTTGGCATGGTGCAAGTTGGACGTTTGTCGCGTGGGGAGCGTATTACGGAATCTGGATCATGCTCGAGAAAGCATTTCTCGGGAAATGGTTGGAGAAAATGCCAGTATTCTCGACCGTTTGGACGCTCGTACTCGTGTTGGTCGGTTGGGTATTCTTCCGTTCCGAGACGTTCCCAGAAGCCGTTACGTACATTCAAGCGATGTTCGTACCAGATGTGATTTGGGATGAACGCGCGAGCTACCAGCTTGTCCAAAATGGTGTTCTATTGCTTGTCGCGTGTATCGCAGCGACACCGATTCCGAAAATCATCGGAGAGCGATTAGTCGTGTCACTCGGAAGAATTGGTACGACGATGCAGTATGGGTATGCGATGTTGCTACTATTTTTGGCGACATCAGCACTTGTTGCAAGTACGTTTAACCCATTCATCTATTTCCGCTTCTAA
- a CDS encoding DHHW family protein, whose amino-acid sequence MAQPLETENKQGQKRTTSFERIMMWVTTISFLLILLTIGIGTIVREDHVRSQLENRTLAQSVDPTIEGIATGKDMLKMETYFTDQLLLRGTFVEMQALLSKDVFRQPFRNGIYTAKNGYMIEPSASTQVQIPNAFQKFVQEVDRPVYMALAPSKTVIAERDQLIPSYVASNARTRYAGMIRDFKAAGMTNLSLDQLKLTDYFKTDHHWNIDGAASAYQTITKGMDLRPVTPSKANRKEDEHDYYGSLARKTTLAYATSGDQLAYYGPAFFKGIDVCYDGACGRPVIDESFVQQEGDYVDRYEVFLRGNHGVMSMKEKAKNDRPTILVLKDSFANPVLPFLAKSANLEVVDVRYVPKSFDVSQFAKQKQVDSVLFLHNSNIAGLMKTYENTL is encoded by the coding sequence ATGGCACAGCCACTTGAAACAGAAAATAAGCAGGGACAAAAACGGACGACTTCTTTTGAACGGATCATGATGTGGGTGACGACGATTAGTTTTTTACTCATCTTGTTAACGATTGGTATCGGAACGATCGTCCGAGAGGATCATGTACGTTCCCAGCTCGAAAACCGTACACTCGCACAATCGGTCGATCCGACGATCGAAGGAATCGCGACTGGAAAAGACATGCTGAAGATGGAGACGTATTTCACGGATCAACTGCTGTTGCGGGGAACGTTCGTTGAGATGCAGGCACTACTATCGAAGGATGTCTTTAGGCAACCTTTTCGTAATGGGATCTATACAGCTAAAAATGGCTATATGATCGAACCGAGTGCCTCGACTCAAGTTCAGATTCCGAACGCGTTTCAAAAATTCGTTCAAGAAGTCGACCGTCCGGTTTATATGGCACTAGCTCCATCGAAGACGGTCATTGCTGAACGCGATCAGTTGATTCCATCGTATGTTGCTTCGAACGCACGGACACGGTACGCAGGAATGATTCGTGACTTCAAGGCTGCCGGGATGACGAATTTGTCACTTGATCAATTAAAGTTAACGGATTACTTCAAGACGGACCATCACTGGAATATCGACGGGGCAGCGTCGGCGTATCAGACGATTACGAAAGGGATGGACTTACGACCAGTCACACCATCAAAAGCTAATCGTAAAGAGGATGAACATGACTACTATGGTTCATTGGCACGAAAGACGACACTTGCGTACGCAACGTCTGGTGATCAACTAGCGTATTATGGACCAGCATTCTTCAAAGGGATCGATGTCTGTTACGACGGGGCATGCGGTCGCCCGGTGATCGATGAATCCTTCGTTCAGCAGGAGGGAGATTACGTCGATCGGTATGAAGTATTCTTGCGCGGCAATCACGGCGTCATGTCGATGAAGGAGAAGGCGAAGAATGATCGACCAACGATTCTCGTCTTAAAGGATTCATTCGCGAATCCCGTCTTACCGTTCCTTGCTAAAAGTGCCAATCTGGAAGTCGTCGACGTTCGTTATGTGCCAAAATCATTCGACGTCTCGCAGTTCGCTAAACAAAAACAAGTCGACTCCGTGTTGTTCCTGCATAACTCGAATATTGCTGGATTGATGAAGACGTATGAAAACACACTATGA
- a CDS encoding LCP family protein has product MAKRKPRLVWRVLSALLLGFVLIASTSAGLAFLKVKQTADAFLTPLDGEQPKPLESMKPVNVLLLGVDERKNDKGRADAIMLLSFNPKTRQATSLSIPRDMQVTVPSGEKTKINHTYAYGGVKETVETVEQTFETDIPYYAKINMDGLIELVDAVGGVTVDNPSAFSWNDRRLQKEYEKGKIHLTGLEASGYARMRKQDPLGDMGRQIRQRQVLEAVGMKLAGPQLLTQLEKITDVMKNNFTTNIGLDVAAQLAQENQRGFEQLKPLKIDGEGYIASDGVWYFFASDESMEQTKQTIATLLARS; this is encoded by the coding sequence ATGGCGAAAAGAAAACCGCGTCTTGTTTGGCGCGTATTGAGTGCGCTCCTACTAGGGTTCGTTCTGATTGCTAGTACATCAGCTGGTTTAGCTTTTTTAAAAGTGAAACAAACGGCAGATGCGTTCTTGACACCGTTAGATGGAGAGCAGCCGAAGCCACTCGAATCGATGAAGCCGGTCAATGTCTTGTTACTTGGCGTGGATGAACGAAAAAATGATAAGGGACGTGCCGATGCCATCATGCTTCTTTCATTCAATCCAAAAACAAGACAAGCGACTTCCCTGTCTATTCCAAGAGATATGCAGGTAACCGTGCCGTCTGGCGAAAAGACTAAGATCAATCATACCTATGCCTATGGGGGTGTGAAAGAGACAGTCGAAACGGTGGAGCAGACGTTTGAAACTGATATTCCTTATTATGCGAAGATCAACATGGATGGATTGATTGAGTTGGTCGATGCTGTTGGGGGTGTCACGGTCGACAATCCATCTGCCTTCAGTTGGAACGACCGTCGTCTTCAAAAGGAGTATGAGAAAGGGAAAATTCATCTGACGGGTCTTGAAGCGAGTGGTTACGCTCGGATGCGAAAGCAAGATCCACTCGGCGATATGGGACGACAAATTCGTCAGCGTCAAGTGCTAGAAGCCGTCGGAATGAAGCTTGCTGGACCACAGTTGTTGACGCAACTCGAAAAAATCACGGATGTCATGAAAAACAACTTTACGACGAATATCGGACTTGATGTCGCAGCGCAACTAGCGCAAGAGAATCAGCGTGGATTCGAACAATTGAAGCCGCTGAAAATCGACGGAGAAGGATATATCGCAAGTGACGGTGTTTGGTATTTCTTTGCATCGGACGAATCAATGGAACAAACGAAGCAAACGATCGCTACACTTCTCGCACGATCGTAA